The Salminus brasiliensis chromosome 4, fSalBra1.hap2, whole genome shotgun sequence nucleotide sequence aatgtaatgtaatgtctagtctgtgtagagaagtactgccaatagaataggactctctggagcagataaacataaacctgttggtgccatgctgcctaatatcaGGCTTGGattagaggggtctaaagcccctcAGTAGTGCTCCAGCTGGGGAGTAGAAAAATAGTAGAAGTTAttctgacaaaagcaggatatattatataattatatttttatcatttaaattatatataatttatggaCACCTTGTTAAGTTATGCTTACTCCAAATGGCTCTATTGCAATTCctattattagtaatatattTGTAATTGCATGCTCTTCATATGACATTCATGGCTAagtcttttattttgaaatttcGCTCTTTGGCAGTCGGCGATCTTTACTAGCTTCAGTGCTGTTTCAAAGCTGCTAGCTAGCTTTATTAATCAGAACAATGGCTGCAGATGAAGACGATTACATGTCTGATGCTTTTCTTAACCAAGTGTAAGTGGTCAATCTGTGGCAGTTTAACCGGTCATTTATTCACGTTATTTGAGGCAGAATGGTCACGacttagctagttagctaggtAGCTAGCAAAATgataagctagctagctaactagctatccAGCAATGCTCATAGTAAACAGTATTACTCCCAAATAGTGCATTATTGTCCACATATCCAGCAGCTATGATCTAGATCTAGAGAAATGAATGATGTGCAGGCTCTTGTCTAAGCACTGCAGGGCTGCTTGTGCTGATGTAGTGAAAGCAGGCGTGTGGATGACCCTTGTCTTTGAATCCTGTGTCAGACTGGATGTCAGACCTGGCCTGCCGATGATTAAACGTGTGAAGGAGGCTCGAAAAAGAGAGGATCTTCACAAAGAGAAAAACACCCAGAATCAACAGAAAAGCTATAAACAGCAGGAACAGGACAGCAGAGATGCAGCCCTGCAGAGCTCCATAAGCAGTGAAAACAAAGGCTTTGCATTGCTGCAGAAGATGGGCTACAAAGCAGGACAAGGCCTGGGGAAAGCAGGTAACTGTCTAagtaactgtctatactgtccagAGAATGCTTTCTACCAGTtggaggatctgattgcattcagagacgagtgttagtgaggtccggATGTTAAATGATCACCTCCACAACCCATCCCGAAAGGCctaggtaaaaaggtaaaggtgcaatgtacagcgaaatgggtcctccgcatttaacccatctgtggtagtgaacacactgacacacacacacacacacacagacactagtgatctaggggcagtgagtacacacacacacatacccagagtggtgggcagccaactccagcacccggggagcagagagggtaaagggccctgCTCAAggtggcccaacagtggcagcttgctgagcccgggaatcgaacccacaaccctgttcgataacccggcgctctaacctctgagccaccaccatcattacagagaacacagttccactgctccacagctcaatgccggtgGGCTTTTTACTCCTCTAGCCCGCACCTTTTtatgcattaggcatggtgccaataggttcatgattgtatgctccagagagtcctatttttttggcagtacttctctacatggactagacatgcacatgcacagtggggcagtggtggctcagcggttagagcgccgggatattgataacagggttgtgggttcgattcccgggctcggcaagctgccactgttgggcccttgagcaagcccctttaccctctctgctccccgggcgctggagttggctgcccaccgctctgggtgtgtgtgtgtactcactgcccctaacacgtgtgtgtgtgtgtgtgtgtgtgagtgtgtgttcactaccagatgggttaaatgcggaggacacatttcgctgtacagtgtacactgtacagtgacaaatacgtgcacctttaccttttacatctgtgtcagcaaaaggAGAcgcttaaaggagctgaatgcattcattagaaggagtgtccacaaacatttggaaatctAGTGGATGTTGTGAGATCAAAAAAAGCAATCCTACAATAATACAAGCCTTGACATTATTAACAGATGTTCTCATATCGCAGGTGCTGGCCGAGTCGAACCCATTCCACTTAACATTAAAACAGGTAAGTTGTGTAAGTCTCTGTTACAGGTCTGATCTGGAATATATATTGCACTTGAATGGCTTACATGTGCATGTATTAGACAGAGGGGGCATTGGAATGGAGGAGCTCAAGAAAAGGAAAGCAGAAGAGGAAATGGAAAATTACCGGAAAAAGGTGCAAGTAAAACAACAGATGGAGAAAAGAAATCTAGAGGACTTCAGGTAAGCACAGACCTGGTGTTAAATCAACTGATCGGCTCAGTTTATATCAGGGCTTGGGAGACTCGGTGATGTCTTTGATTATGGATATATGTTGATTTGCATAAACACATCATAAAGATGAAAACTGGGCTGTATCCCAAACTGCCCACTACCAAATTAAATATGTGTGTTAGaaatagtgcaccaccattgGAAGTGTTCATTAGTGCGTTCATCACTATAGTCAGCAGTAGTATAGaggtgtgtggtttgggacgcaGGCATGGAGTTCTCCAGTTCTTTCTCTTATTTGATCCATCCAATTTGTTGGATTATTTTGGACAGAGTCCCAACAGTGCAGTGCTTTGTACGCTTCGCAAAGTGTAGATGGCTAATCTTTGTCAGTTTGTCGTAAAACGACAACATAACAGCACCGTGGGTTCTGTCTTCATCTGCTGTTATGGTAAACTTAACATTCTAACTTGAACGTTTTGTCTAATATTTGTTATTGGGCTATTTTTCTGTTTCCCCAGAAAAAAATTCCAAGTTAAGACCATGTTAAGTTTTAAGTCTAGTTAGTAAGTTTTAAGTCTAGTTAGTAAGTTTTAAGTctattaattaaaatgtattagtcGTCACAATAATTgcctattaaaaaaaataattgcttGAGTGATTAATTGAGAAATTAGTGTTTGGTGACTTTTGGAAATTGAATCTATTAATTATGTGCTCAGAAACAACATAATATCTGTGTTGCTATAATCTTAAAAACTACATATCTGTGTTGCTATAGCTATGAGCCTGGGTATTACTGGATGCCACCATCATGTTATTAACCTACTTGAAAAGCTTTCCAAATTggttattttgttttaaaaccATTTGAACCTGGAAATGGGGTATATCTGATTAGCAAGACCAAAATAAAGATGCTGGTTGAAACAGGTTGATGGACTGTGATGATCCCAGGGTTATGTGCCTTGCTGCTGGACAGTTCAGCCATACATGTTGAGAAAGGAAAAAGAGATGTTCTGTGTCagtccaggggatcaaaccatCGACCTATTCCAAAGCATATATCTCTAACATGTAGACCACTGCTGCTCCTAGTTCCTTTAATGAACACGGTTCCTAAAGGGCAGTCTAAGTAGCTGGACATAAACCCCATTGAAAATCTGAATAGATTCCACAAGCAGTCTCTGGGTTGGCCATCACCTCAACCACTCAACTCCCTGGTTAGGGTTTGGCTTCAGCAGTGACCATAATAGTAACAGCTTTTATCCAGGATATTTTTGAAATACTATCACTTCAGGATTGTGTCATTTTGTCATGGTTGCTGGACAGTCATTCTAGCACTGGTGTGTTTTCAATACAGAGATCGaaagagaacagaaagagaaaagcagcaaGCGGAAGGAGACCTGAGAAAGAGCCAGAGGGCCTGTGAACAGCTCGACAGTCAGAAGGTTTGGAAAAAATGTGATGTTTTTGaatcctttctctctttgtgtgtgtgtgtctgactgactgtatATCggcgctgtccaatgaaaaacacatatctccaaaatgttgaCTTTACTGAAGAAGGCTTAAGtttggaagtcaaagtaaaattGTATTCCTACTAATTTAGATCATTTcgattggtctattcatccagaattacttacacagtgtacagaacagggttcaaaccatggagaaaactaaaaacgaacAAAAGCGCAGAttccttttttgtgttttagggtaTAAGTGTACCTAAGGATATCTGGTATTGGCCTGAAGTAATTAATGATGAGGCAGAAGATACCGAAGAGTCCAGCACTGATGGGagtgatgaagaggaggagctgacggtaaaaacaaaagaaaaagtgtTGACGTACATATCGACAGATTGGCAGCCCATCTCCTATTGATAACGatgttattttgcattttcagTCATTAGAAAAGCTGCACTATATCACCTCTTACCTAAGGGGTGTACATTTCTACTGCATATGGTGTGGAACAGCATACAACGGTaagcaaaaacatttttaaaatgttgccTTTTTTGTCAATATCTGAAGGTTGTTATAGACAAACATTGCATTCAGgcaaaatgtcatttttcttgcttTATAGATGAAGAAGATTTAAACTCGAACTGTCCTGGTGATACAGCAGCAGACCATGATGATTAGATTAACAAGCTTAACCTGGCACGCTGCATGTCTTGTCagtgtatttttcttttgctgtCTTTATTTTGATATACAGAACTTTCTGTTCTCCTTGATGttcaaataatatttatttgtattaaaactgaaaatatattttgaCTGGGATTCTGTGTCTGCTTTGCTTGtgtcctaataataataacagcaggaATATTACCTTTGGTATTATGTTGTCTTTGGTAACATTaaagttgtttgttttttccttctATTTTGCATGTTTGTCACATTTGAAATACTAAATCAGATCATCCAACAAATTTTGATATATGATTATGACAACACGAGTAAACGCACAACTACAGCTTTTTAATGATCATTTCATTTAGTGAAGATTCATTCAAAACCtatgtgaaaaagtatttgcccaCTTAGCTACTAAATCAACCAATTTACCAAATATAATTGACAATTGGGATCAATTTCAATTGGGTGCAAATACTTTTTGACAGAACTGTACTTGGCACGCCGTACTTCAGGTTCAGCTCAGACAGGTGGCCTGTTTACctcatacatttacatttacagcatttagcagacgctcttatccagagcgaattacaaaagtgcttcactgttgaTTCAAAAATCATTAAACCATTAAACCATAAAGCCATTTCGGTGCAAGCACAGTGAGTAACAGCAAGTCCCGTGCCGCTGCTTTCTGGATAAGGataagagagttgcagtagtcaagtcttgaagtgacgagagaccgAACAAGCACCTgagcggcctctctagagaggaagggtcgaattctccagatgttgtacaggagaaatctgcatgaccgaccTCATAGTAGTTTCTGCTTTAGGATCAACAACATTGTAATAAGCTAAGGGTTCAAACCattgaaaagcagcattatggtaTTGGTGCCgtgcccacttcaccaaagttgcATAGTGCAGTTTTGGGCGTGCCGCATTTGGAGAATCAACGACAATgatattctccctattacagtcagcaGAGCATCACAATCATGTTAAAGCTGTTCCATAAGGTAAAATTGCTGCATATCTTTATTTATGAATGATCAGGATTTGACCTGGAGCTGGCCATCGGTAACATGTCATTTTGTGCCTGTCCGTGAGTTGCCAACTCTTCAACGCCAGAATTAATAACCTCTCAAAAGACGTTTAATAGAAGCCTGTCAGCtcagagacagcttctaccctcaagcaattaggctgctgaacagACAATAGCACAGTGCACCtgtccacagtccacaagctatCTCACCTGTGTCACCACACCTCCACCccttacaaacacactctgcatttACTACTGGAACTGCCACGCACtgccacactgcacccacaaagacttctaCCCACTtacactacacctgaattcacacccatccagCGCCTTTAGTAAATCAGATTATATCATacctgtacatttaaacagctttaaaccagtgcaataCTGTAAACagagagtatgtataatgtgtgtatagtgtgtgtataatgtgtgtatagtatatgtaaatATTCACTATTTCTATTTTGCAAatatgtgttcttttttgtactATTGTGAGGAACAATGCACCTAAGTTCTTCACTCACCTTAACACCTGTGTAATGGGACATGACATTAAACATAATTTGACTTGATTTGTATGTCAGTGTAATCTTCAGCATCAGTCGAATAATAGCAAAACATGCTGAAATCAGAAGAGATCACTCTTTTCTGTTGTAGTATGTCAGTGTTATTTATTCTAAACCAGTGCTCATCCAAACACATCTAAGAAGGATCCAGCCCCTGGTCCACCTAGCAGTCATTGTGCTGACCATGAACTCCTCTGCATAGCAAAGTATTCTAGAGTCAAATGTGGGACTATCTATCCAACAGCTAAGGCTTGGCTGacattgggtcatgcaacaggacaatgatctcaAGCACACCAGCAAACCTACAGCAGAATGgctgaaaaacaaaataatcaaGGTGTTGCAATGGCCCAGTCAATCTGGAAAGCTGTGAGAGCTGTGCATGTCTTAACTTTGAACTTAAAAAAGATTCTAAGAACAACTGGTATTctccaaaaaacatgtatctcctaTGTGTATCATAAGAATGCTCAGTTCCTGATCTTAACCTCAGGAAGTAacagttttatgtgttttttgtttgtgttttaatatCACTGTTCTGAACCTGGATGGTCAACAGCTGCTCTGTATCGCTAGTTTGGACGAACTGGTGAACCTGTGAACCTGCGCAAATTGGTGATCCCCACTCTGTTTAAATCTATATAATttaaagccccccggcattgagctggaactgcgttctctggaatgagggtgGATTTTGGGGATTTACGGAGAAGGTGAGATGGTggtcatcaaacatcctgacctcactaatgctcataGCAGTGCTCCACAATGTTCaggataaataataataatacccttGGGGAGGagcaattaatgagcaggtgtcccaatacttttgtccatatcgtatAGGTCCACCATGCaggtgtacagttacagac carries:
- the gpatch11 gene encoding G patch domain-containing protein 11 isoform X2, whose protein sequence is MAADEDDYMSDAFLNQVLDVRPGLPMIKRVKEARKREDLHKEKNTQNQQKSYKQQEQDSRDAALQSSISSENKGFALLQKMGYKAGQGLGKAGAGRVEPIPLNIKTDRGGIGMEELKKRKAEEEMENYRKKVQVKQQMEKRNLEDFRDRKRTEREKQQAEGDLRKSQRACEQLDSQKGISVPKDIWYWPEVINDEAEDTEESSTDGSDEEEELTSLEKLHYITSYLRGVHFYCIWCGTAYNDEEDLNSNCPGDTAADHDD
- the gpatch11 gene encoding G patch domain-containing protein 11 isoform X1, whose amino-acid sequence is MMCRLLSKHCRAACADVVKAGVWMTLVFESCVRLDVRPGLPMIKRVKEARKREDLHKEKNTQNQQKSYKQQEQDSRDAALQSSISSENKGFALLQKMGYKAGQGLGKAGAGRVEPIPLNIKTDRGGIGMEELKKRKAEEEMENYRKKVQVKQQMEKRNLEDFRDRKRTEREKQQAEGDLRKSQRACEQLDSQKGISVPKDIWYWPEVINDEAEDTEESSTDGSDEEEELTSLEKLHYITSYLRGVHFYCIWCGTAYNDEEDLNSNCPGDTAADHDD